In Nitrososphaerota archaeon, the following are encoded in one genomic region:
- a CDS encoding NAD+ synthase codes for MNLLKKIASLDFERVAKDIEEFIRREVSSAGASGVVLGLSGGLDSSTAAYLAVRALGKDSVLGLLLPDSRITPSVDVEDARAVANSLGIETIYIDISTIHSAYMEYLKPDRLAEGNLRARIRMCILYYYANLLNRLVLGTGDRSEALIGYFTKYGDGGVDIQPLAGLYKTQVRALAAYLGVPERIVAKRSSPRLWAGQMAEDELGLSYEDIDSILYSVFDLKMGVEEASRSLGLPLNKVLYILNRHQATEHKRQQPPSPMPPI; via the coding sequence ATGAATCTACTTAAGAAGATAGCCTCACTCGACTTCGAGCGGGTCGCTAAAGATATCGAAGAGTTCATTAGAAGAGAGGTTTCTAGCGCTGGAGCATCTGGCGTAGTCTTAGGTCTAAGCGGGGGTTTAGACTCATCAACAGCGGCGTATCTTGCGGTAAGAGCCTTAGGTAAGGATTCTGTGCTAGGGTTGCTTTTACCTGATTCGAGAATCACCCCTTCTGTTGATGTTGAGGACGCTAGGGCTGTTGCCAATAGCCTTGGTATCGAAACCATCTACATAGATATCTCAACCATCCACAGCGCTTACATGGAGTATCTGAAGCCGGATAGGCTTGCTGAAGGTAATCTTAGGGCTAGGATAAGGATGTGCATACTCTACTACTATGCTAACCTTCTGAATAGGCTTGTGCTTGGGACTGGTGATAGAAGTGAAGCGCTCATAGGTTACTTCACAAAATATGGTGATGGTGGTGTCGATATTCAGCCGCTAGCCGGGCTCTACAAGACCCAAGTTAGGGCTTTAGCAGCTTATCTCGGCGTGCCTGAGCGGATAGTCGCTAAGAGGAGTAGCCCTAGGCTATGGGCTGGTCAGATGGCTGAAGATGAGCTGGGGTTGTCATACGAGGATATCGATAGCATACTCTACTCTGTGTTTGATCTGAAGATGGGTGTTGAGGAGGCTTCTCGAAGCCTTGGTCTGCCTTTGAATAAGGTGCTTTACATATTGAATAGGCACCAAGCGACGGAGCATAAGCGGCAGCAGCCCCCCTCACCTATGCCACCAATTTGA
- a CDS encoding nicotinate phosphoribosyltransferase: MAEQRDLADRTFWLAKEEEIKRGETTDIYFINAVKALQAKNLNPKVVMEVYTRKLPYSEPWAVLGGIYEAAKLLEGLPIDVYAMEEAEIFLSPRSSTTYEPVLRIEGRYQDFAVYENPLLGLICTNTSLLTKSVRVKQAAGDKMVLSFGTRRTHPALAPTVERAAYIAGLDGLSNVLGSKLLGVKPAGTMPHALILCFGDQKAAWLAFDEAVSEDTPRIALIDTLWDEKAEAILALETLKDRLWGVRLDTPTSRRGNFRRIIEEVRWELNLRGGEKVKIVVSGGLDEEEIKALKDIVDGFGVGTAITAAPIIDFNAKIVEVEEDGALKPRAKRGDLSGAKEVYRFEGTFRDRVVPRGRSIEGPWRNLLTPLIEDGKIVRRFKTPSELRSELKMKISRLGEAEVSLTT; this comes from the coding sequence ATGGCTGAGCAGAGAGACCTAGCCGACAGAACATTCTGGCTGGCTAAGGAGGAGGAAATCAAAAGAGGAGAAACCACAGACATCTACTTCATCAACGCAGTCAAAGCACTCCAAGCCAAAAACTTGAACCCAAAGGTGGTCATGGAGGTCTACACCAGAAAACTACCCTACAGCGAACCTTGGGCTGTGTTAGGTGGAATCTATGAGGCTGCGAAGCTGCTCGAGGGGCTGCCGATCGATGTCTACGCTATGGAGGAGGCTGAAATCTTCTTATCACCCCGCTCATCAACTACCTACGAGCCTGTCCTAAGAATAGAGGGGAGGTATCAGGATTTTGCGGTATATGAAAACCCCCTCCTAGGCTTAATCTGCACCAACACATCCCTGTTAACGAAATCGGTTAGAGTGAAGCAAGCAGCAGGGGATAAAATGGTCCTAAGCTTCGGAACAAGGAGAACCCACCCAGCTTTAGCGCCTACTGTTGAAAGAGCAGCATACATAGCTGGGTTAGATGGCTTATCAAACGTCCTCGGCTCTAAGCTCCTAGGAGTTAAGCCAGCTGGCACCATGCCGCACGCCCTCATACTATGCTTCGGGGATCAGAAGGCAGCTTGGCTCGCCTTCGATGAAGCGGTTTCAGAGGACACGCCTAGAATAGCGCTGATAGACACGCTCTGGGACGAGAAAGCAGAAGCGATACTCGCACTCGAAACCCTAAAAGATAGACTCTGGGGAGTAAGGTTAGATACACCAACCTCAAGGCGTGGAAACTTCAGAAGAATAATCGAAGAAGTAAGGTGGGAACTCAACCTAAGAGGGGGCGAGAAGGTGAAGATCGTTGTATCAGGAGGGTTAGATGAAGAGGAGATCAAGGCGCTGAAGGATATTGTAGATGGCTTTGGGGTGGGCACAGCAATAACAGCAGCACCAATCATCGACTTCAACGCAAAAATCGTTGAGGTGGAAGAAGATGGTGCTCTTAAACCCAGGGCAAAGCGCGGAGACCTCTCAGGCGCTAAAGAGGTCTACAGATTTGAGGGGACATTCAGAGATAGGGTTGTGCCTAGGGGGCGAAGCATCGAGGGTCCGTGGCGCAATCTGCTCACTCCCTTGATAGAGGACGGTAAGATTGTGAGGAGGTTTAAGACGCCGAGCGAGCTCAGATCTGAGTTGAAGATGAAGATAAGTAGGTTGGGCGAGGCTGAGGTCTCACTCACCACCTAA